A single window of Eucalyptus grandis isolate ANBG69807.140 chromosome 1, ASM1654582v1, whole genome shotgun sequence DNA harbors:
- the LOC120286187 gene encoding pentatricopeptide repeat-containing protein MRL1, chloroplastic-like yields the protein MIRIARHQQNACSIFRSGFDGIPYARALTVDWAKEIYKLMDEYKIKGTPDLYTIAINSCSQTCDWEFALSVYNDMKKKGVVPDEIFLRALIDVAGHAGRVDAAFDILEEARTCGMHLGIVSYSCLMGACSNVKGISFQKQWRYSMI from the exons ATGATTCGAATTGCTCGCCACCAGCAAAATGCTTGTTCCATATTTCGTTCGGGGTTTGATGGGATTCCGTATGCCCGTGCCCTAACG GTTGACTGggcaaaagaaatatacaaattGATGGATGAGTATAAGATCAAGGGTACTCCAGATCTTTACACCATCGCTATTAATAGTTGCAGCCAGACCTGCGATTGGGAATTTGCTCTGAGCGTGTACAATGACATGAAAAAGAAAGGCGTGGTTCCTGATGAG ATTTTTCTCCGTGCATTAATAGACGTTGCAGGGCATGCTGGGAGGGTGGATGCTGCATTTGATATTCTAGAAGAAGCAAGGACTTGTGGAATGCATCTTGGAATTGTATCATACAGTTGTTTGATGGGTGCTTGCAGTAAT GTGAAGGGGATCAGCTTCCAAAAGCAATGGAGATATTCTATGATATGA
- the LOC104449110 gene encoding dehydration-responsive element-binding protein 1D, protein MAAPGNFSDEEVRLASHHPKKRAGRKKFRETRHPVYRGVRLRDSGKWVCEVREPRKKSRIWLGTFPTVEMAARAHDVAALALRGRSACLNFADSAWRLPVPASADTKDIQKAAAKAAEAFQPVESESEDVMSGDEKKSPSEEGMLYDDEDVFGMPGLLMNMAEGMLLPPPRCGGDGYGGEDDGNLDAYVSLWSYSM, encoded by the coding sequence ATGGCAGCCCCCGGGAACTTCTCCGACGAGGAGGTGCGCCTCGCGTCCCACCACCCAAAGAAGCGCGCCGGGAGGAAGAAGTTCCGGGAGACGCGCCACCCCGTGTACCGGGGAGTGCGGCTGCGTGACTCGGGCAAGTGGGTCTGCGAGGTCCGCGAGCCCAGAAAGAAGTCGAGGATCTGGCTCGGCACCTTCCCTACTGTGGAGATGGCGGCGAGGGCGCACGATGTGGCAGCGCTCGCGCTGAGGGGCCGGTCTGCCTGCCTCAACTTCGCAGACTCCGCGTGGCGGCTGCCCGTGCCAGCGTCGGCAGACACCAAGGACATACAGAAGGCGGCGGCCAAGGCCGCGGAGGCATTCCAGCCAGTGGAGTCCGAGTCCGAGGACGTGATGTCGGGGGACGAGAAGAAGTCGCCTTCGGAGGAGGGAATGCTGTACGACGACGAGGACGTCTTCGGGATGCCGGGGTTGCTCATGAATATGGCGGAGGGGATGCTCTTGCCTCCACCACGATGCGGCGGAGATGGGTACGGCGGAGAGGACGACGGGAATCTGGATGCATACGTGTCGTTATGGAGCTATTCCATGTAG